Below is a window of Diaminobutyricibacter sp. McL0608 DNA.
TCGTCTTCCTCCACGCGCGGCGCCTGCGGCCGAACGCAGTGATCGCGCTCGTACTGCTCGTGCCGTTCACGGCGGCCGCCGTGACTCTCACGAATCTCATCACGAGCGTGGCGGAGCGCGGAGACGCCTCCGGGCAGAACATCGTGACCCTGAGCTCGCGGACGATCGCGTGGCAGGCGGTGCTCTCCACGCCGGAGACGAGCTGGGCGCACTGGATCGGCTCAGGCATGGCGGTGCGCCAGGTCCAGGTGGCCGGTCAGTATTGGGACAACCAGGTGCTCGACAGCAGCTGGTTCTCGGCGCTCGCCCAGGCGGGGGTCATCGGCGTCGTGATCATGGCCGGCTGGATCGTCGTCGTCGCCTCATGGTCGTTCCGCGCGCGCACGCTGCGGTCGATCACCACGCCGCTCATCACGTTCCTGGTGATCCGCAGCTTCCTCGAGAACGGCCTGATCGACACGAACATGATGTTCGTGCTGTTCTTCAGCGTCGCACTCATCCTGGAGAGCGACCACCTCATGCGCAGTCGGGAAGAGCGCCCGGAGTCCCCGCAGCGTGCGGGGATCCGGGCGCTTCTGTCAGTTCGCCCAGGCGCCTAGCTGCTTGCTGCCGCTCGTGACGCCGGCTTCAGCGGCCAGGTCGGCCGGGATGGCCTGCGCACGGGTCGCCGCCTGTGAGGCCAGCGTGGGGAGCAGCGCCCACTTCGAGCCGAGCACGGCACTGCCGGTCGTCTCGACTCCGGTGCTGTCCTGCCCTGCCCCGGTCTGGAACGCCGCCAGCGACGAGTACTGCGAGGCAGCCGCAGCGCCCTGCGACCAGATCACCAGTGCGGACGGCGTCTGCGCGTTGGCACGCTGGTAGACGTTGCCCTGCGCCGTGACACCCATCGCCTTGGCGCTGAACGCGGCCGAGTAGTCCTCGACGCAGAGCAGGCAGTTCGCGCCGCCCTTCGCGTCGCCGATGATGTTGTTGCGCACCTCGACCGGGCCGTTGACCCAGGTCACGGTGGGGTCGGGCAGCGGCTGGCGCGGGTCGTGTCCGGCGATCGAGGTGTTGCTCGCCCGGCGGGTGTCCTGCACGATGTTGAGGTTGCGCACGTTGCCGGTGACGGTGTTGTTCCAGATCCGCACACCGCTCGTGTCGTTGATCTTCATCCCGTTGTCCGTATTGCCGGTGACGAGGTTGTCGACGATGTCGAACTTGGCCGAGATCTCGGTGATCAGGCCGTGACCGGCGTTGTTCACGATGTCGTTGCCTGCGACCTTGCCGTTGTAGACCGACTCGTCGAACCAGAGCCCAGGGCCGAGGTTGTCGACGAAGACGCTCTTCGAGACGGTCACGTTGCGCGAACGGGAGATCTTCACGCCACCGGAGACGGGGGAGTTGTTGAAGTGCTCCGTGTTGTTGTCGAACGCGAGGACACCGGTGACGGTGAGGTTGTCGGACGTCGACATGCTCGCACCGAGCATGCCGTTGTGCGACAGCGTCACGTTGCGCACGGTCGAGCCGCTCTGCATCACGAAGAGTCCGGTCGTGGCGTTGTCGCTGATGACAAGGTTCTCGAGTGTGATGCCCGGCTTCTCGGCCGTCACCGCGCCCATGTGGGCGACCGACGGCGCGAAGCGGCGGATTCCGATGCCGCGGATCACGCTGTTGTCGCCACGGATGCTCACAGCCTTCGCGATGTCGCTCGCGCGAACCGTGTGGCCGGCCGGGTCGGTGCCGAGGTAGAGCTGCTTGCTCGCGTAGTCGACCGCGAAGGTTCCCGGCTTCACCGCGGATGCGGACGCGACCTGGGTCTGTGCGACGCCGTCGATCCAGACCTGGTCGGGGTGAGCGGCCAGCGGGTACTTCGGGTTGACGAACTGCCAGTTGGCGCTCGTGCCGTCAGGTGCGCCGAACGTGTAGGTCGGGCTCGAGTCGAACTGCGCGGTCCAGCCGCCGGACACCCATCCCGTGGAGGACTTGGCCCACGTTCCGACGACACTGCTGCCGTCGAGCCAGACCGCCTCGTGCGGATACGACTGGATCGTCAGGGTCTTGCCGGAGATCGTGATGCCTTCGTGGTACGAACCGGCCCGCACGACGATCGTCGACCCGCTCGGCGCGGCGCTGATCGCCTTGCCGACGGTCTTGAACGGCGCACTGAGCGACCCGGCTGCGCTGTCGCTGCCCGAGGTGGACACGAAGTACGCTCCCGCGGGAATCGCGTAGGCGGTCGAGCCGATCGGCGCGCTTCCGGCGGAGATGCGGGTGGCGCTCGCCGGGGCGGTCGCGCTCGAGCCCGGATCCGGTGCGGTCGGACCGGCCGGCTGCGTCGGGGTGGGCGACGGGGTCGCTGTCGGCGTCTGCGACGGGGTCGGCGTCGGGGCCGGCGTGGCCGGCTGGGACGGCGTCGTCGTCGGCGTGGAACCGTTCGGCGTCGTCGTCAGCTCGGTTGCGACGAGGTTGTCGACGGCCAGTCGGGCCGACGTCGAGGTCTTCGACTCGTACGACCAGAGGCTGATGGCGCCGGCGCCGCTGAGGCGGGCGGCCGAGCTGTCCGTGGCGGTCGTCTGCCAGCCGGGCTTGGTCATCGACGAGGTCCACACTCGGGCAGCGAGGTCGACACTGGTTGTGCCGGTGGACTGGAATTCGATGTGCGCCAGCTGGTGCGCGCCGATCGTGAAGGGAAGCGTCGACGAGGCAAGGGTGGTCTGGGCCGCTGCGTCGCCGTTGATCCGTACGATCTGGAGGGTCGCTGCGCCGCCTGCTGCGATGCGCACGTCAGCCCGGTAGTACGAGCCGCCGTTCACGCGTAGCTGGACGCCGGTCGACGTGCCGTTGCCGGACGCGGCCAGGCTGTCGAGCGCGAGAGCGTAGCCGGCGCGCACGTCGCGCACGCTCACTGTTGAGAGCGTGGCGATGCGGGAGGCCGCGGGAGTGGGAAGGGACACCGCACCGTTCGCACCGTTGATGCTGAACGACGAGGGCGACGAGATCGTGTAGGCGCCGCCGACCGGGGCAACGCCCCAGCCGGGTGAGACCGAGCGGTTCATCGTGTCGTTGACCACGATGGCACCGTCGTAATAGGCGGCCTGTGCTGACGATGTTGCGGCGTAGACGGCGGTTCCGGCGACAAGAGTGCTGGCAACGGCCGCGGCCGTAATCACGAAACGCAATCTCTTCGGGGAATTCGGGCGGGCATGACGGGGGTGGCGATGGCTCACGTAGTTTCCTCTTTGGGGGGGTAGCGTGCGGGGGCGGATGACACCCAAACGGGGGTGAAATTCTATGAGACCAACACCTGTTTACAAGGAAAAGCAACCAAAGGCAAATGCACCAGCGTGCGGATGTTACCCCAGTTCGGGCGAGAAATCGTCACCTTTTGCCGTGCGTCGTCCGATCAGCCGTGCAGGGACTCCCCCGAAGATCTCCATCGGACCCACTTCACCGCGCACCACGGCACCCGCCGCGATCACCGCCCCCGTGCCGATCCGGGCGCCCCCGAGCACCACCGCTCCCGCCCCGATCCAGACGTCGTCGCCGATGAAAGTCTCGGCCCGCACCTCGCCCTGTTCGCGGATCGGGCGGCTGTCGTCGACGTACACGTGATTCTCAGATACGACTGTGACCGACGGCCCCAGAAGGCAGTCCGAGCCGATGCGGATACCACCCTGGCCGAGAAGCACATTGAAGGCGCCGATCGACGTGCGCGGCCCGACCACGATGCCCACACCGAGGTTGCGGATGACCCCCGACCCACGCAGGATCGCACCCTGGTCCACCGTCGCGTGATCGCGGAGAACAACACCCCTCCTGGAGAGCGCGTCGATGGTCACGCCGTGCCCCAGGATCGTGTCCGATCCGAGCCGGAGCTTGCGCCGGTTGCGCAGTGTCACCGATCGGCCGAAGTAGCTCGACGGATAGCCACGAAGGCCCGCCCGCACCCGCTCGACGACACGACGCCCGACGGAGCGCGCCAGGTCTTCGGCACCGAGGTCTTCATCGAGGCCCTGGTCGAGTCCCCTCGTCCTCTTATATGCACTGTCGATGATGCGACGGAACACGGGTTCCTTTCTCCGTTCGATCTGTTCGACGATGGCGCCGCGCATCGCGCGGACCGTCGCCTTCCACGTGTAGCGCTCGACGAGGCCGGCACTCGCCGCAGCACCGGCACGACCTTCCTCGAGTGCGCGGGTGACCGCTTCGACGACGGAACCCGCGTCACGCGGGTCGAAGAAATTGCCGATCAGGCCGAATTCCTTAAAAGATGGGATGCTGCTCAGTGCGATCGGTGCCCCCACCGACGCCGCCTCGATCAGCGGCAGCCCGAAACCTTCATCCAGTGACGGGAAGACGAAGGCGGCGCAGTTCGCGTACAGCCATTTGAGTTCGCCGTCGGGAAGGTAGCCGCAGACGACCACACTGCCGGCCCGCACGGCGCGGTCGAACGCGACCGACTGCCCGGCAGCCCCATCCGCCACACCGACGACGAGCAACGGCAGCTCCGGCGAGATGATGCCCGCCCCGTCGAGCGCATCGACCAGGAATTCGAGGTTCTTGCGCACATTGAGGCGGCCGACGGCGAGAAGGTAGCGGCCGGGCGCGGGGGCGTCGGACGGTGGCGTCGCCTGGGCCGAGGCGAAACCGGTCGCGAGTCCGAGACCGACCGCTTTCGTCGCGCCGGCGAGCCCGGCATTGAAGCGCACGATCCGCTCCTTCTCCGACTCCGACGAGGTGAAGACGAGGTCGGCGCCGCGGGCGAGCGCCGGGATCGCCGCGAGGTATTGGCGCTCGGCCCGCGTGAACCACTCGGGATGCTCCTGGAACATGGCGTCGTGCACGAAGGTCGCGCGCAGGGCATCCGATCGAACAGGGGTGAAATTCTGCGCCAGCACGACGTCGTAGCCGCGTGCAGCGGCGAGTTCGACGGATGCGGCGAGCGCCTGGAGCGGCACGTGGAAGTTGCGGACGGCGACGGAATCAGGGACGAGGGGGACGGTCGAGCCGCGGTCGAGCCCGGGCGGCAGCGCGACGGTCACCTCGTCGCCCGGGAACTCCTGGACCCACGCGTCGACGAGCGAGGTCAGGACGTTGCGCCCCGATGGCGGCCCCGACTGCCACCAGTAGGCGTCGAAGAGTATCCTGAGACTGTTCTCAGCATGCATCCTTGTCCCCCGCTCAGGTGTCGATAGATCCTCAAGTTTAGTGTTATGTTCGATTGACTAATTGATCTCGAACGTAGGGGATTCGCGGTGGACTTCGTCGGCTATATGCGCGTATTTCGCGAGAGATGGCTCGCGATAGTCGCCTGCGTGGTCCTCGGGCTCCTGGCGGCCGTCGCCATCACCGTGACGACGCACCCGGTGTACCAGGCCAGCGCGACCCTGTTCCTCAAGGTCGACTCCGACTCATCCTCTCTCTATGACCGGTCGCAGTTCAGCGTGCAGCGCGTCAAGTCGTACCCCGACCTCGTCGACAGCCCGAGCGTACTCCAGCCGGTGATCGACCAGCTCGGCCTTGACACGACGCCCCAGGCCCTCGCCGCGAACGTCTCAGCATCCAACCCGATCGACACGGTGGCACTCAAAGTCACGGCGCAGGCCGACGAGGCCAAGCTCGCGGCACAGATCGCGAACTCGGTGTCGGCGGAACTCGCCAAAGAGGTCAGCACGCTCGAGACGGCCAAGCTCGCGCAGTCCGCTACGGGCAAGAACCCGATCCCGGTGTCGTCGATCGAACTGGTCCTCACCGTGCCCGCACAGACGCCCACGGCGGCTGCATCCCCCAACAAGACGGTCAACCTCGCCATCGGCCTCCTCAGCGGCCTCGCCGGCGGCCTCATCCTCGCTCTTCTCCTCTCCCTGTTCGATCGCAGGCTGCGCACGGCAGCGGGAATCCGGAAAGCGGGCGGACTCCCCCTCATCAGCCTCGTGCCGCGCGGTCACCGCGGCTGGGCCCGCCTTCTCGGCCGGAATCGCGCAGCGGCGGCAGCCATCGCCCACGGCGAGATCCTCACCAACCTGCAACTGATCGGCGACGGGCGGCTTCCCCGCGTACTGGCGCTCGCACCTGCCACCACGCCGGCCACCGTGCGCGACCTCCGGCTCCAGCTGGCGCGCGCCGCGAGCGAACTCGGGCGCTCCTCGGCGATCATCGAGACGGATGCGGCGACCGCCGGCACCCTCCCCGAGGAGGCGCGAACCGCGCAACTCGGCTTGACGAACGTGCTCGCTGACTCTGCGACGATCGACGACGCGATCATCGTCCCCGTCGACGACACGATCGCGATCCTGCCCGCCGGCCCCGCCGACGCCGCCCCGACCCGAGAGGTCGTGGCGCGGGAGATCGGCTCGGTCCTCGAAGCGATGGGCGACCTGTTCGAGTTCACCGTCGTTCAGGCGAGCCCTCATTCGCGACCGGTCGACCTCGCATCCGTCGCCGGCGAAGTGGATTCCGTCGTGATCGTCGTGCAGTTCGCGCGGACGCAGCCCGACGACCTCTCCCGTCTCGTCACCTTCCTTGAAGCAAACCGGGTGCGCCCACTCGGTGTCATCATGACCTCGGTGCCGCGGTGGCGGCGCAGCGTCGTCGTCGACACCTGGCAGCCAGGCGACATCGTCGACGCACACGGCCCTGCGCGCCTGCACACCGTCGACCGAAGTACGTCCGGCTCCGGCCCGGCAGAAGGCCCGGGTACAGGCGCCGATCGCAAGCCGCTCGCGAAGGCGCGTCCCTGAACCACCTGGAGCGGCATCGAGCTAGAGCACGGGTCGCGCCGCCCTCCCACCCTGCTCCCCCCCTGACAGCGCATCCACGACGACCACCCCACCGCTGATCACGAGCTGCCGCGGGGGAGCCTCGACGAGTGCCTCCTGCACGTTCGCCGCATCCACCAGCACCACATCCGCGGCCGCGCCGACGACCAGGTCGTGCACCTCGCGGCCCACGAACGGAGCCGCGTCGCTGCTCGCGATGCGCACCGCGGCCTCGAGGTCCTCATCCCTCCGCCATCCGGCGAGCTGGGCCATCCGCGTCGCCAGGCGCAGCATGTCGCCGTCGCCGTACGGCCCCCACAGGTCGCGGATGCCGTCCGTGCCGAGCCCGACGCTCACGCCCGCCTCACGGAGTTCGGTCAGCGGCAGCCGCGGTGCGTTGACTGGCGCGACCGTGGTGATCGTGATGCCGGCATCCGCCACCGCCTCGACCAGCGCACGCTGGCGGACGGCCTGAACGTCGCCGATCGCGAAACCGTGCGCGATGTTCACCCGGCCCGCCAGACCCAGTGCCCGCGTGCGCTCGACGATCAGCTCGTACTGGAACGCGCCGAGTTCGCCGCCGTCGTGCAGATGGATGTCGACTCCCACCCCGCGCCGGTCGGCGATTCCGAAGAGCGCGTCGAGCTGCCCGACCGGGTCACGATCGATGGAGGCCGGGTCGAGCCCGCCGATGTGGTCGGCGCCCTCCGCGGCGGCGCGGTCGAGCAGGTCGAGCACGCCGGGACGCCGGAGCACTCCGTCCTGCGGGAACGCGACGACCTCCAGCCCGACCGGCGCGCCGATCCCGGCGACCGCGTCGCGAACATGACGGATGCCGTCCAGCCCGACCCCGAGATCGACATCGACGTGCGAACGGAACGCCGTCGTTCCCAGGCTCACCATCTTCGTCAGCAGCGTCGTCGTCGTGGCGACGCTCGGGATGCCCAGCTCGTCACGGTGCGCCCGCTCGTGCCGGATACGCCCCTCCGTCGTCGCCTCACCGCCGTACGACACCCACGGGAGCCCGAGCCAGCTCTTGTCCAGGTGCGCGTGGGCGTTGACGAACCCGGGAAGGCCCAGGAGCCCGCGGCCGTCCACGAACACGGTGTCCGGAGCGCCGGTCAGCGCGCGCGGATCGTCGGCGTCGTGCGGGAACATCGACGTGATGCGTCCGCCCGCCACTCGCAGGTCGACTGCCGCGCCACCCCACGGCCGGACGTTCCTGAGTACGAGTTCGGGCATCCGCCACCTCTCCTCCGGGGAACCCCGCCCCCTCAAGGAAATGGTACGGGGAGGCCTTACTTGTCCGCGAAGCGGTCGGTCGCCTTGATCAGGGCGTGCAGGATGCCCGGCTCGTCGAATGCGTGACCCGCGTCGTCGATCATCCGCAGGTCTGCCTCCGGCCAGGCCTTGTGCAGGTCCCACGCCGTCATCGGCGGGGTGCACACGTCGTAGCGTCCCTGCACGATCACGCCGAGGATGCCCTGCAGCTTCGCGGCGTTGCGGATCAGCTGGCCGTCCTCGAACCAGCCCCCGTTCATGAAGAAGTGGTTCTCGATGCGCGCGAAGGCGACCGCGTACTTCTCCTCGGTGAACTCCTCCACCAGCTCCGGCCGCGGCCGCAGAGTGATCGTCGACGACTCCCAGCGCGACCAGGCCACCGCGGCAGGCGCGTGCACGTCGGGGTCGGGGTCGTTCAGCAGGCGACTGTATGCGCGGATGAGGTGGCCGCGGTCGACGACCGGCACCGGCTCCAGGAAGCCCTCCCACAGGTCGGGGAACAGAGCGGCGGCGCCGCCCTCGTAGAACCATTCCAGCTCGAACCGGCGCAGCGTGAAGATGCCGCGGAGGATGAGCTCGGTCACGCGCTCCGGATGCGTCTCGGCGTAGGCGAGGGCCAGCGTGCTCCCCCACGATCCGCCGAAGACCTGCCACTTCTCCACCCCGAGCATCTCGCGCAGCCGCTCCATGTCTGCGACGAGATGCCACGTCGTGTTGGCACTCAGGTCGGCCTCGGGGTCGCTCGCGTGCGGGAGGCTCTGGCCGCATCCGCGCTGGTCGAAGAGGAGGATGCGGTACTTCTCGGGGTCGAACAGCCGCCGCTGGTTCGGGTTGGTTCCGCCGCCCGGGCCGCCGTGCAGGAACACGACCGGTTTGCCGTCCGGGTTGCCGCTGGTCTCCCAGTACACCTGCTGCCCGTCACCGACGTCGAGAAGGCCGGAGTCGTAAGGCTCGATCTCGGGATAGAAGGTTCGCATGGCCAGAGCATAGAGCCAGACCTAGGCTTGTGGGATGAGCACCACGCCACTCGCCACCCCAGTCAACGTCACAGTGACGGGAGCCGGCGGCCAGATCGGCTACGCGCTGCTGTTCCGTGCGGCCTCCGGGCAACTCCTCGGGCGGGATACGCCGGTCAACCTCCGCCTGCTCGAGATCCCCCAGGGCAGGGCCGCGGCCGAAGGCACGGCCCTCGAACTCGAAGACGGGGCGTTCCCGCTCGTCCGCGACGTGACAGTGACCGAAGACGCCAGGACCGCCTTCGACGGCGTGACCATTGCCCTCCTCGTCGGGGCGCGCCCGCGCGGCCCCGGCATGGAGCGCGCCGACCTGCTCGAAGCGAACGGGCGCATCTTCGGCCCCCAGGGCGAGGCGATCAACGCGGGTGCAGCATCCGATGTCCGCGTCCTGGTCGTGGGGAACCCGGCGAACACCAATGCGCTCATCGCCAGCGCCCACGCCCCTGACATCCCGGCGTCGCGCTTCACCGCGATGACCCGTCTCGACCACAACCGCGCCGTCGCGCAGCTGGCCAGGAAGCTCCGAGTGCCGGTCGCCGCGATCGACGGAGTCATCGTGTGGGGCAACCATTCGGCCAGCCAGTACCCCGACATCAGCCACGCGACGGTGAACGGCGAGCCGGTGACCGACCTCGTGGACGAGGCGTGGCTCGCGAACGAGTTCATCCCGCGGGTCGCGAAACGGGGGGCGGAGATCATCGAGGTGCGCGGATCGTCGAGCGCGGCCTCTGCGGCGAGCGCGGCCATCGACCATGTGCACGACTGGGTCAACGGCACGGGCGCGCGGTGGACCTCCGCCGGCGTCGTCTCCGACGGCGCGTACGGGGTACCGGAAGGGCTGATCTCGTCGTACCCGGTGCGGTCGGCGGGCGGCGAGTGGCAGATCGTGCCCGACCTCGAAATCGATGCGTTCTCGCGTGCGCGCATCGACGCATCTGTCGCCGAGCTCGTCGAGGAGCGCGACGCGGTACGCGCGCTCGGCCTCATCTGACGCTGCGGTCGCCCGGCAGGCGCGCCCACGAGCTGGCGTGCACTCGTTCTGAACCCGTGCCCGCGTTGCAATCTGGGCACGCGTTCAGAACGTATGCACGCCAGCCGCGAAACGGGCTAGCGCTTCTTCGTCTTGAGTGACTTCTCTTCGACGGGAGCGTCGCCGGATGCGCGCAGGTCGGCGTAATACGCCCGCGCCTCCGCCTGGCGCTCGGCCTCCGCACCGGTCGCGATCTTCGCCCGGACGAGCTCCGGCCCGTAGCCGAACGCGTCGACCAGGTCGACGGCGTGCGGGCGGATGCGCGTGATCAGCCGGTCGATGTATGCGGTCACAGCCTGGGCCCGCTGCGGCGAGAGGCGCCCGTGGATGACATACCAGGCCAGGTGCTTCTCGATGAGCCCGAACCCGAACAGGTCGCGCAGCCAGGTCAGCACCTGGCGCGTGCCGGAGTCGGGGGCCTGCTCGAGCGCATCCGTGAACGCCTCCCACTGGAGCAGCTCGGCGTGGGCGCGGGCGGCCTCGATCAGCTCGTTCTGCTGCGAGTTGAACAGGTCGGCCGCAGCCTTCTTCGACAACTTGTCCGCCGAGCGGAGACGGCCCGCGATCTCGGAGATCATGGTCGCCACCCGGTCGGTGAGCAGCTCGCGCTGCGTGTTCGGCTCCTGCAGCCAGTTGACCGAGCGCGCCGTCGAACCGAAGTCCTTCACGGTCTGGGCCACACTGCGCAGCCCCGTGCCGTGATAGGCGCGGCCGGCCGCCTGGGTCACGACGTAGCGTGCGAGAGCTCCGGCGTCGGCCTTCGCGAACTTGCGGCTGAAGTCGGTCAGCAGCCGCTTGGCGACCAGCTGGAGGAGCACGTTGTTGTCGCCCTCGAATGTGACGTAGACGTCCAGGTCCGCACGCAGCGAGGTGAGTCGGTTCTCGACGAGGAACCCGGACCCTCCGCACGCCTCACGGCACTCCTGCAGAGTGTCGAGGGCATGCCAGGTGGAGAGCGGCTTCAGTGCAGCCGCGATGGTCTCGAGATCCTGGCGGTCCTGGTCCGTGTCGGCGCGCCCGCTGAACACGTCGTCGAACTTCTGCAGGAACACCTCGTGGGCGAAACTCGCGGCGTAGGTCGTGGCGAGCAGCGGGAAGAGACGCCGCTGGTGCCGCTGGTAGTCGAGGATGACCTCTTCGTCGGTCTCGCTGCCCGCTGTGAACTGGCGGCGCTCGCTCCCGTAGGTGATCGCGATCTTGAGGCCGATCTTCGACGCCGCGACGGCGGAGCCGTCGAGCGAGACGCGCCCCTGCACCAGGGTGCCGAGCATCGTGAAGAACCGGCGCCCCGGGCTGTCGATGGACGACGTGTACGTGCCGTCCTCGGCGACGTCGCCGTACTTGTTGAGCAGGTCGGTGCGGGGGATGCGCACCTCCGTGAAGTGCAGCCTCCCGTTGTCGATACCGTTCAGGCCGCCCTTGAGGCCGTCGTCCTCACCGCCGATGCCGGGGAGGAACTCACCGTCGGCGTCGCGGATGGGCACGTAGAACGCGTGCACACCGTGGGTGACGCCCTTGGTGATCAGCTGCGCGAACACCACGGCGGCCCTGCCGTCATTGGCAGCGTTGCCGAGATAGTCCTTCCACGCCGCGCGGAACGGCGTGTCGATGACGAACTCCTGCGTCTCCGGATCGTAGGTCGCCGTGGTGCCGACGCTGGCCACATCCGACCCGTGACCGGTCTCGGTCATGGCGAACGCACCGGGCACCTCCAGGCTCATGATGCCGGGGAGGTACTTCTTGTGGTGGTACTCGGTGCCGAGCTGCATGACCGCGGAGCCGAAGAGCCCCCACTGCACGCCCGACTTGATCTGCAGCGACGGGTCTGCTGCGACGAGCTCTTCGAAGCCGGCGATGTTGC
It encodes the following:
- the pip gene encoding prolyl aminopeptidase, with translation MRTFYPEIEPYDSGLLDVGDGQQVYWETSGNPDGKPVVFLHGGPGGGTNPNQRRLFDPEKYRILLFDQRGCGQSLPHASDPEADLSANTTWHLVADMERLREMLGVEKWQVFGGSWGSTLALAYAETHPERVTELILRGIFTLRRFELEWFYEGGAAALFPDLWEGFLEPVPVVDRGHLIRAYSRLLNDPDPDVHAPAAVAWSRWESSTITLRPRPELVEEFTEEKYAVAFARIENHFFMNGGWFEDGQLIRNAAKLQGILGVIVQGRYDVCTPPMTAWDLHKAWPEADLRMIDDAGHAFDEPGILHALIKATDRFADK
- a CDS encoding amidohydrolase, with the translated sequence MPELVLRNVRPWGGAAVDLRVAGGRITSMFPHDADDPRALTGAPDTVFVDGRGLLGLPGFVNAHAHLDKSWLGLPWVSYGGEATTEGRIRHERAHRDELGIPSVATTTTLLTKMVSLGTTAFRSHVDVDLGVGLDGIRHVRDAVAGIGAPVGLEVVAFPQDGVLRRPGVLDLLDRAAAEGADHIGGLDPASIDRDPVGQLDALFGIADRRGVGVDIHLHDGGELGAFQYELIVERTRALGLAGRVNIAHGFAIGDVQAVRQRALVEAVADAGITITTVAPVNAPRLPLTELREAGVSVGLGTDGIRDLWGPYGDGDMLRLATRMAQLAGWRRDEDLEAAVRIASSDAAPFVGREVHDLVVGAAADVVLVDAANVQEALVEAPPRQLVISGGVVVVDALSGGEQGGRAARPVL
- a CDS encoding glycosyltransferase; translated protein: MHAENSLRILFDAYWWQSGPPSGRNVLTSLVDAWVQEFPGDEVTVALPPGLDRGSTVPLVPDSVAVRNFHVPLQALAASVELAAARGYDVVLAQNFTPVRSDALRATFVHDAMFQEHPEWFTRAERQYLAAIPALARGADLVFTSSESEKERIVRFNAGLAGATKAVGLGLATGFASAQATPPSDAPAPGRYLLAVGRLNVRKNLEFLVDALDGAGIISPELPLLVVGVADGAAGQSVAFDRAVRAGSVVVCGYLPDGELKWLYANCAAFVFPSLDEGFGLPLIEAASVGAPIALSSIPSFKEFGLIGNFFDPRDAGSVVEAVTRALEEGRAGAAASAGLVERYTWKATVRAMRGAIVEQIERRKEPVFRRIIDSAYKRTRGLDQGLDEDLGAEDLARSVGRRVVERVRAGLRGYPSSYFGRSVTLRNRRKLRLGSDTILGHGVTIDALSRRGVVLRDHATVDQGAILRGSGVIRNLGVGIVVGPRTSIGAFNVLLGQGGIRIGSDCLLGPSVTVVSENHVYVDDSRPIREQGEVRAETFIGDDVWIGAGAVVLGGARIGTGAVIAAGAVVRGEVGPMEIFGGVPARLIGRRTAKGDDFSPELG
- a CDS encoding right-handed parallel beta-helix repeat-containing protein, whose translation is MITAAAVASTLVAGTAVYAATSSAQAAYYDGAIVVNDTMNRSVSPGWGVAPVGGAYTISSPSSFSINGANGAVSLPTPAASRIATLSTVSVRDVRAGYALALDSLAASGNGTSTGVQLRVNGGSYYRADVRIAAGGAATLQIVRINGDAAAQTTLASSTLPFTIGAHQLAHIEFQSTGTTSVDLAARVWTSSMTKPGWQTTATDSSAARLSGAGAISLWSYESKTSTSARLAVDNLVATELTTTPNGSTPTTTPSQPATPAPTPTPSQTPTATPSPTPTQPAGPTAPDPGSSATAPASATRISAGSAPIGSTAYAIPAGAYFVSTSGSDSAAGSLSAPFKTVGKAISAAPSGSTIVVRAGSYHEGITISGKTLTIQSYPHEAVWLDGSSVVGTWAKSSTGWVSGGWTAQFDSSPTYTFGAPDGTSANWQFVNPKYPLAAHPDQVWIDGVAQTQVASASAVKPGTFAVDYASKQLYLGTDPAGHTVRASDIAKAVSIRGDNSVIRGIGIRRFAPSVAHMGAVTAEKPGITLENLVISDNATTGLFVMQSGSTVRNVTLSHNGMLGASMSTSDNLTVTGVLAFDNNTEHFNNSPVSGGVKISRSRNVTVSKSVFVDNLGPGLWFDESVYNGKVAGNDIVNNAGHGLITEISAKFDIVDNLVTGNTDNGMKINDTSGVRIWNNTVTGNVRNLNIVQDTRRASNTSIAGHDPRQPLPDPTVTWVNGPVEVRNNIIGDAKGGANCLLCVEDYSAAFSAKAMGVTAQGNVYQRANAQTPSALVIWSQGAAAASQYSSLAAFQTGAGQDSTGVETTGSAVLGSKWALLPTLASQAATRAQAIPADLAAEAGVTSGSKQLGAWAN
- a CDS encoding malate dehydrogenase: MSTTPLATPVNVTVTGAGGQIGYALLFRAASGQLLGRDTPVNLRLLEIPQGRAAAEGTALELEDGAFPLVRDVTVTEDARTAFDGVTIALLVGARPRGPGMERADLLEANGRIFGPQGEAINAGAASDVRVLVVGNPANTNALIASAHAPDIPASRFTAMTRLDHNRAVAQLARKLRVPVAAIDGVIVWGNHSASQYPDISHATVNGEPVTDLVDEAWLANEFIPRVAKRGAEIIEVRGSSSAASAASAAIDHVHDWVNGTGARWTSAGVVSDGAYGVPEGLISSYPVRSAGGEWQIVPDLEIDAFSRARIDASVAELVEERDAVRALGLI
- a CDS encoding acyl-CoA dehydrogenase family protein; translated protein: MVDTITRTEATPDAGMEPAASTTPEQIGSATPRVDIEKLGRQLLGTWADARLASRALSSRPEMQKVEGLSLEDHRARTFEQLKLLVANGQVHKAFPKSVGGQEDNGGNIAGFEELVAADPSLQIKSGVQWGLFGSAVMQLGTEYHHKKYLPGIMSLEVPGAFAMTETGHGSDVASVGTTATYDPETQEFVIDTPFRAAWKDYLGNAANDGRAAVVFAQLITKGVTHGVHAFYVPIRDADGEFLPGIGGEDDGLKGGLNGIDNGRLHFTEVRIPRTDLLNKYGDVAEDGTYTSSIDSPGRRFFTMLGTLVQGRVSLDGSAVAASKIGLKIAITYGSERRQFTAGSETDEEVILDYQRHQRRLFPLLATTYAASFAHEVFLQKFDDVFSGRADTDQDRQDLETIAAALKPLSTWHALDTLQECREACGGSGFLVENRLTSLRADLDVYVTFEGDNNVLLQLVAKRLLTDFSRKFAKADAGALARYVVTQAAGRAYHGTGLRSVAQTVKDFGSTARSVNWLQEPNTQRELLTDRVATMISEIAGRLRSADKLSKKAAADLFNSQQNELIEAARAHAELLQWEAFTDALEQAPDSGTRQVLTWLRDLFGFGLIEKHLAWYVIHGRLSPQRAQAVTAYIDRLITRIRPHAVDLVDAFGYGPELVRAKIATGAEAERQAEARAYYADLRASGDAPVEEKSLKTKKR